A window of Natrinema versiforme contains these coding sequences:
- a CDS encoding AbrB/MazE/SpoVT family DNA-binding domain-containing protein: MSSNTHTPEVVRVSQKGQTTIPKALREKFGIETPGEVFVYEEGERIVIEPVPSPEELHGIHAGGRESGTVTDRVRELKDADHRREEETLERLRPDSDE, encoded by the coding sequence ATGAGTAGTAATACGCACACTCCAGAAGTTGTACGCGTCTCCCAGAAGGGCCAGACGACGATTCCGAAGGCACTCCGAGAGAAGTTCGGCATCGAGACGCCGGGCGAGGTGTTCGTCTACGAGGAGGGCGAACGGATCGTCATCGAACCCGTCCCATCACCCGAGGAACTCCACGGGATTCACGCCGGCGGGCGCGAATCCGGAACGGTTACCGATCGAGTCCGAGAACTCAAAGACGCCGACCATCGCCGCGAGGAGGAGACCCTCGAACGCCTCCGGCCGGATAGTGACGAATGA